GTGAGGAGATAATCCACCATCTGTTTTATTAAACACTTGTACATTCCTACCTGACCTTTCCCCAAAAGGACTCACGGTCTCTACTCTCTGACTCCAAGACTCCAGGTGTCTAATCTCTACTGACACCCCCACACCTGCAGGGTGATGATAATGTTTTCAAATGACACTACAGTGTGAACTGGCAGACCAGAAGTCTTGGCTGGAGTCATGATGTCAGCTTTGATCCTCTTCCAggtctcttgttttgttttgttttttgagacagcatttctctatgtagccttgggtgtcctggaattctctttgtggaccaggttggctttgaattcacagagatctccctgccactgcctcctaagtgctaggattaaaggcgctCACACCACACCTGGTGGCCTTCTGACTTTGAAGGCCATAGAAGTGTGGGCACCACTCTTTCAGGAACCTAATCAAGGACTAAGGTCCTTTCTACAGTGAAATGGCTGCACCTCAGTCCTTTAAGGCAGGAGGGCACATGCTACTATCCTTGGTCTACAATTGAGAAAAGAATGTTAGAAAATTAGGTCACTGCTTCCAGGTGACACAGCCAGGCCAGTGGCAGAGCCAGAACTGAGGTCATTACAGCATTCTTCTTTATGGTGCTGGGGAGGTGCTGAAGGTTTCCAGGAAGGTGAGTAGCTACCTGGCCTCCTCTTTGGGAATCAAGTTGTAATATCTCTGAGAACTCTCTCTCAGGCTCCATTGTTAAGGTGGAGGTCTGAAAAATATTCAAACAGACACATGTAAGCATCAGGCAACCTCTCCCTTCCACACCAAAGGTGAAAATAATGAGTCCACTGCAGATGAAAAGGCAAGAATGTCGGTGACACTCAGGACTTCCCAAGCTTCAGTCACTCATGGGAACACTTCTACACTTTTGTCACCTTCTGGATCTGCACTCCATTTAACAGGATGCTTTGTTTTAAGTcgattctttgcttttctttcttttttaaggttaGCTTAAGTGAAAAAGAATTACAGGCTAATTTGTTCATTATACTTGGCGTTCTATATTAAATATACTACTAAAGGAAAGCATCTTGATTTACATGCCACATAAATTCTTGTCAACTGCCAGAGGCATGCACAGCAAGGGTTGTTGGAGACTATGATATGATCTAagtatggggaaactgaggcacaggaacAGAGTTAGTTATTGctcaaaaacaaaggcaaaggcAACAAACGGGATTTCTGGGGTcactgagtgatttttttttttttttttttttggtgtgtgtgtatgtgtgtgttacttgggaggttaccaaatggaaaaaaatgacaaagctgATTAGCCATGTACTTCAAGTAGGTAGGTATCTGAGTACCAACTGGAATTGCTACTTTAGGAAGGAGTACTAACACCCAATTTTTGCCATCCAACCTCCAGTCCACTCTCTTCCCAGCCAGGGCTGTGTTTTATCTCACCTTAGCCGAAACCCAGTCTCATGAGATTCATTTCCAAGGATGGGATAGTCCTGCTGGGGGCTCCCTGGCTGGCTCCAAGATGGCCACTTCTGCAGAGGAGGCCAAGGTTCCCAGTGCTTGAGGCATGAGGGAGGCCCGAGGCACTTGCCAACAGGGTGTTCAGGCTACAGAGGGAGGGACTGGAGAAAGACTTCAGTCCTGTCATGGTCAGGTTGATGGGCCCTGGGGCTAAATAAAAGAGGTGATAGCAATGCTTATTCATACAGTTCTCCTAGCAGGGTCTTTGTTTAAGATGGGGACTCTCTACATAGTCCTAGGACTCACTATGCAGACTATACTGGTCTCaattcaaactcagagacccacttgcctctgccttcagtgctggtattaaaggtgtgcagcaccacagcTGGCAGAGCAGGGGTTTCATACAGGACCTGGCTCCCCTGGCATTGCTAATGGGGCCTAGCCCCAGTGACTCAGGAGTGGGGCTCTCCTAGCCCTAGAGAGGTACCTGTCAGCCTCAAGACATTGGCTCTCCTAAAAAAATGACAGCAACAATCATCTGCTGGTTTACTGAATATTTACTGTGTGCTAGACTatgctatgctttttttttttaaaggcagtgtCTTGCTATGTTACCCGAGCCAACCCAGGAATGGATGTCTCAGCATCCCAAATGTTGCAACTCCTGGCGTGTACCACCATGACTGGCTGTGCTAAGCCTGTTATTTTCCTCAAGTGTAGTGCTTACAATAAGCTAAGGACTTAAGTTCTACTATTTCTCTGATTGTCAGAGAAGAAACCAAGGCTGAAAGGAAAGGAGACCCAGCTCTGGGACAGTAGAGGTCAAAACACAAGATTATCTCACTCTGAAAGCTGGACTTCTAATTATTACTGGGGTCAGGACTAACCAGGAGACCTGGGGCTACCACCCTTTGTTGTTAGAGGGCACTAAGCTTGGAAGGAACCAGACCTTGGCTTGCATTACCTGCTGCTTCCATGTTAAAGAGGGTCCGAAGCCTCTCCCGGGCCGGTTCATTCCCCACAGCTGCTGACTGTTGGTAGCACTTAACAGCCTCGCCCAGATTCCTCTGAACACCAAGGCCCCTCTCGTAGCAGACTCCCAAGTGGAATCTGCTTTGAGAGTCCTAAAGGAGAAGACAGACAAATTGAAGAGCTGGAATGCTTAGCCAGGAGTGAGGTGGAGTCAGGCAGGTATGCTGAGCCTTCATCCATGCAGCCTGCCACATTCCAAGCTCCTCAACCATGAAATGTTAGAGGCCCAGTGCTTGTCTGAGGAGTTAGGTCCCTTTGCCTAGGGAGATTTGACCCCACCAGTGTGAAGGCTTCTCTTGCTGGGACTGGCTGAAAAAAGACTTCAGAAGGGTTTGGCCCTTGATGGGAAGGATACTGAGAGGCAAGCTTTGGCCTCTGACAGAGCAGAAGTCCAGTGTGCATAGATTTCCCAAAGCCAGGTCCACCTGAGAGGACCTCGAAACAGAAACACAGCACAAGCATGTCTTCTTCAGAGGCTCTGCTCCTTGCCTGTACCTGTCTCCTCACTGATGTGCACTCCTCTGTGAGACAGAAGTAGGCACTGGGAGCCTGACTTGCAGAGCTAACCTTCCTGGCTTCCAACCTAGGTGCCCCAGTTTCCTCACCTATGGGACAGGGGTAACAGAAGCACTGCCCACTTAGGCTTCTCTGTATGGAACGTGCTCAGGTCAGTGCCACTAGCACCATACTCCCCTCCGGCTTCTCACACCACTGTGCTCTCCTCCCTTACCAGAGAGGTCTTATCATATATAATCCCTTAATCAAAAGAATTCTATAGAGTCCTAACCATGGTCCCATTGCTCCTTTATGGGCCACAAGTTTCTGTCACATAATCTGTTCCCACTTAAGTGACACGAAGGCCAAAGTCCATAATAAATATCATAGATTTGGAGCTGCAGGCCAGGGCAGACTATAGCAACAGGCATATGTAAGACCTAAGCTCTACCCCCACAACACTACTCAGTATAAGCCCCCCAGTGACCAATCCAGTTTCTGAAAGGTTGAAGAGTGGAAGGGCTACATCCCAAAACAGTGCTCCACAGCAGGTGACAGGTATCCCATTTGCATGCTGGTCTAACCCTAGCAGGCCAGAAGGCCCAGTGTGTACCCGGCATATGGACAGCAGACCCACTCCTCCTGAGGAGGAAGAGTTACTAGCTGCTGCTAGCCGTCCTCTTCTGTCAGGGACTACAGGTACTATGGGCAGCGCAGGGTAGCTGAGGTTAAGTATTCTGATGCAATAATGCTATCAGTATGCTGGtcagagaacaaagagaagcaaTAGTGTCCTATGCAGGGAAATGACACTGTGCACACTGCCTGCAGGACTCCTGACCCTGCCAGGTACAACAGTAATCAATGAACCACGGATCACCTGGGCATTTCACAGTGAGGTTGTCTACACACAAAACAACTATTTTCACTTAGTGCTCCTGAGATCCAAATAATCATTCCTGTGGCATTCCTCATCAACATCCCACAGAACCAATTCCCTGTAGAACAAACTGGGCTATGCCACTTGAATGCCAACACCCAGATCAGACAATCAAGTATCCCTCTCTCATATGTGTCTGACTTCCCCAGGCCACCACAATGACTAGTCATGGGTATAGCTTAGAGAGACCTCACACATGTGTCACCTTGGTCTGATACTCCCAATAACCCTGTGAAGTAGCAGACAGTCAAAGTGGGAATTATTATGCTTGTTTTAAAGGTGATCAAACAGGTCCAAATAAAGAAGTAATGGCCAACTGGGTAGTGATGgcgcaggcctttagtcccagcacttgggagacagaggcagatggatctctgtgagttcatggccagcctggtctacagagtgagttccaggtcagccaaggttGTCAGAGGGaaacccccgtctcaaaaaataaaacaaaacaacaacaaaaaaaggagtgATGGCCCAATATGTGCTGAATGTGTAGCAAGCAACAGGCTGGGTGGCTGGTAGAGAGGAGCCCTGCTGTGGCACACTTCACAATGTCTAAGTCCAAGTATCACCTCCCTTAGGCTCAGCACCCCAGTGGCCCTGTCAAAGGTCACACAGTGGGTCAGTGGAATCCATGGCTTGGCTAGTTCCTGGAAAATGTACCAAGAGCTCATAGCTCAGAAACAGTTCCCAAATCTCTTATCAGACTTGATCTCCAACACACATGGACCAGAGATCTCATACATACCCCATTCTTGGCTGCCAGCCAAAGGTATTTCACTGCTCTCTGCTCATCCAGGTGTGGCTCCTTGGTAAAAAGCACCCCAAGGAAAGCTTGGGCCTatcagggagaaaggaaaagggcatCTTAGTCACTTTCAGACTCTGCATACCTCACTTAGAATAGACCCCACCAGTGGCACTCACCTCTCTCAAGCCAGAGTCTGCGGCCTGCTTCAGCATAGACACTGCCCTCTGCCGCTCAGGGTCTGACAAAGAGCTTGAACTTTGCAATAGGCACCGAGCATAGCGGTACTGAGCTAGGCTGTGGCCCTGGATGGCTGCCAAGTGGTAAAAGAGGATAGCCTGGGGCAACAGGAGAAATAATCAGTTTGCTGGTAATTTGTCTCTTTAtttaagtgaaaatttaaaaatcattcaaataaatacataatcatTATAGGTTAGTCAGGTAAATGCTGTCAAGtcaaaatctaagaaaaaaaaaaaaaaaaaagaaacccaaaatacaaatgtaaaacCCCAAGATATCCTGCCTCCTAAAGAGCATTaggactttttgtttgtctttgatcTATTGTCTTTTTGAGAGGGAGTCTTTATATAGAATTCCTGCAACCTATTATTACCTATATATCCCAGATTGGTCTCAAATGTAcagggatccttctgccttagcctctagagtgatggaattacaggtgtatgttACCATGTTCAATTAAGATCattcattattaaaattttagtgCATATGCTTCCAAGTTTCCCCCCATGGATCTGTTACACACACCATGTATACATTtgcacatgtatgtttatgtacatgtgcatacgttatacattattttatttttattttgtatgcatgagagttttgcctgaatgtatgtctgtgtaccacatgtgtgcggtgcctgtggaggccaaagaggatgtcaggtcctggaattggagttataggtggttgtgagccaccatatgggtactggggatcgAACCTAGGTCTTTTGAAAGAGCAGTccacttaaccactgagtcatctctccagccctatacattatatttatgtatgaatatacactcatacagagaaagagacataACAGTATACCATGAATACCTTTGCTGACATAGATCTGATATATCATTGTTAAGGTCCCGTAGACATAGAAGAACAGCAAGTTGATTTTTCCCTTTATCTTTCACATACagttcaacaaaataaatattttatgtatgacaACCTTGCATACCTACCTTTCTATCTTAAAATTAACCTATTTATCAAGGTGCAATCTAGGCTCTGAGAGTACAGTTgcaaagaaaggtaaaatgccTGCCCTCCCTGTACATTTCTATAATTTAGGAGGGCTTACTTTGGAATCACAGCTAGGCTCCAATGGAGTCAGGGGGAGaagtagaacttttttttttttaactaagatttttttttaaagattttatttatttatttatttaattatttatttattatgtaaacaacattctgcttccatgtatatctgcacaccggaagagggcaccagatctcataacagatggttgtgagccaccatgtggttgctgggaatttaactcaggacctctggaagagcagccagtgctcttaacctctgagccatctctccagccccgagaagTAGAACTATTAACCCCTTCTGTGTACTACTTATTTTTTGAGCTCACTGGGTCTGGGGATGGGACAGTACCTTCCTGAGGTCCCTAGGGGTGCCTCGGCCATACTCAAGACACAAGCCCACATTGTACTGTGCTTTGCTGTAGCTTCGGTCTGCGGCTTTCTGGAAGTAAGAGAAGGCTGCTGTGTCGTTCCCTGTCTTCATGTTCTCTGTCCCTGTAGAAAGCATGGAGCACAAACACATTTCCCAATGTCCTTTCACTTCCTCAACCAGACCCTCAAGTTGTTCATCTCCTCCCAGagtccctcttttcttcttcttctggatATATGAACATGGATAAATATGCAACATTTCTCCAGCTGGCTCACTGGTGCCAAAGACATGGGGCTGTGGGGGAGGCTTGGTGCCAGAGATGAGGTGGCTGTGCTTCCTTACCTGGCCAATAGTTCTGGCTGCCCTTTGGGAACAACCCCTTCCCTGGGCTGTCTATCATATGCCTGTGCTCTTCCCACCAATGAGACTTTGCCAGAGTATGACTCTTAATCGGTTGAGAAAAGTATTCCGAGAGCAGCAACCTTGAGACACTATATCAGTGCTGGCCCTGGATCTCTGGAGTTTCCTTGAGTGCCATTCCCCCTGAGGCTCAGCAGCTAAAGTGACCCCAGAGACTCTTGGGTTTTTGCCAGCTGGAGAGGATTCCCACTACACACCTGCATCGCACAGGTGGTCTTGCTTAGCTAGTCTTATGGGGCAAGGAAGAGCCTTAGCAGAAGACAGTCAATGCCTGGCTGACATAAAACTCCAAAGCCAGGCCCTTTGCTTTTCTCAGGCATTAAGGAGACAGGAAATGTACATGCAGGACTCACCTTTGCCAGTTTTATCTTTGCTCAAAATGGCTCCTGCCTGAGACCCCATGTTCTACCTCTATCACCAGGCCTCCCATTGTTTCTACTCTAGAACCTTCAGACCACACTTGGGGTTTAAACTCTTTTTAGCACTTTCCTAATATACCAAACCTTTGTCTATGGACACAGCTGGTACAAAAGAATAAGCCCCGTCTCCTCAATTATACTGTAAAATCCTCGAGGCAGGCAGAACAAGAAGGAAGAAGTAATTTTGCATGGGATGAAAATTCTACATAAATGCAAAATATGATTATAGCTTGTGCTGCCTTTGTGCTCTGCCACAGGGCTCAGCacttgctgaataaatgaatatatgaatgGGGGAATGGGCCAGAGGATTCTGAGAAGAGCctgccctcaaaaaaaaaaaaaaaaatcacaaaaaagccAACTAGGAAAAAGCCACATTCCATTCAGCAAGCAGAGTTAAAActcacttcccttcctcctgAAAATCCACTGTCCAGGGTTCACTGAGTCCTCTGTCCTTGGGAAGGAGACTTGAGGGGCAGAAGACCCTACCTGAGCATCAGTAACCTGAATTCCTCTACTCCTCTGGTCACTGCTGCCCCTAGCCATGGCTAAGCCCTCATCACATCCTGCTGAGTTCTCAGCCAAGTCTTCCTGCCTGGTCTCACGTttcccttctggcctcctcaatCCATGGTGATCTGGAAATAGCCACACAGATCTTTGGATGAGTAAGTCAGACTTCATGACCATCCTTTTTCCTGCTCCAGTGGCTTCCTGTGTCACGTAGGAAATCCCTACTCTTTTCCTGGTTTCAGAAGACCCTACCTGAGCTGGCTCCTGGCTACTCTTCTCTGACTTCATCCTTCTATCCTTTCTGTGATGGGTAAGTTCCAGCTAGGCACCTCTCTTTTGTCCTTTAACAAAGAAAACTCAGTGCTGTCACAGCACCTTTGCTCTTGCTTCTCCCTCTGCTGGAGAGCCGTCTccagatgggaacaaatgcagcTTGCCTTTGTCAGCCAGATTTAGCTTAAGGGTCTCCCTTCCAGCATATTTCTACATGAAAAGTTGTTCCTTGCCCAAGTTAGTGAAACAACCCCTTGTTCCATTTCTTTGTAATATCTACCAtctgaaattcttttttgtttttccagacagggtttctctgtgtagcctggctgtcctggaaccagctctgtagatcaggctggctccaaactctaatatagagatctgcctgcctctgcctcccaagtgctgggattaaaggcatgggccactgtACCTGGTCAGTTTACTGTTTACTGTCCTTCAATTCACATGTGCACAGAGTAAAGAACCACCACATCTCCATGACATAGAGTAGGGGCTAGCAAAGGTGAATATGCAGTAAATATGCTCTGAATGAACCCCAGCTGCTCACCCAGCCAACTCCTAGGCCCAGCAGATGCTGCTGGGAATCCTGGGCTCCATCTTAGATGGCTTGAGACAAGAGCCAAGTCACTGTAGAACCAGGACAAATGGCCAAGTCTTGTGGGGTCTCCAGATTTGATACGGGTTCGCTCCCATTATGTACTTGGGGCCCACTGCAAATGGCAGGAGCCTGCTCTTTTTAAAGCAAGGCAGAGAATGCTGGGTGTCCTCTAAAGCTTTCTACTGTTTACACAGGACAGAATTTTCAAGGAAGCACATGGCCATTCAGCGGAAGACTACATTTCTCAGCCTCCTCTATAACAGATGGCCATAAGTCTACTTTGTGGCTCGAGTACCTCTACAAAGGGCAACTTCAAGGTCATGCCCTTAAAGGAAAGGAGTGGTCCTCTAGCTTACTGTGTCTCTCCTCCAAGCTGCTAAGAATATACACAGGAGGGCAGGAGCTGGAATGACTAATACTCAACTCAAGATGAGAGCTCAGCacttgctgaataaatgaatatatgaacTGGGGAATGGGCAAGCTCCCCTAGCAGAAAACTAGAGAGCTAGTTTTAAGATTGGCTGAACATGTAAGAGTAAGGATGGGTCCTTGACCCCACTGAACCCCCATGCTACATATGGTCTATCTACCTGAGAGAAGATAAACCTCTTGTTTaaacctcttcctctccctctccctctccccctgagacaaggtttctttatatAACAGTCCTgtttgttctggaactcaatttgtagaccaggctggcctcgaactcactgagatccacctgcctctgcctaccaagtgctaggactaaaggtgtgtgccaccactgtccagctaaaCCACTCTCTACTCTGACTGTATTCCACCCACTCCATGCCCTTCCCatttcctcatcctcctgccttgagGAGGGGGAGCAGGTACCCAGGAAGTTAAAAGCGATGGCAACACTGAGCTGAAAGAGTTGCTGGATGGAAGTCACAGCCTCCTCTAGGGGAAGAGCCTtggacttgtcttgttcctggggAAGAAATAGAAGGCAGAATCAAGTTATTGTTCACTTGGATCTCTACCAGACCCAAGAGTGGAGTGGGCATTCTAGGTACCAAACCTGGAccatacatttttttctccagGGGGGCAGGCCTCAGTTGTCTTTGCCTGGGATGTGAAGTCCCCACTGGCATTCAGGAAGTCAAAGTTACTGGGCTCTGAAAGGGAAAGGCCGGCATCCAGGAGGTTagggagaggagaaggatgtgacttttctcttcctttccctcccagtCTGCCCTGTCCAGTAACTCTCAGTCACCCCAAAAAGCAAAAGGCCTCACAGGGGTGACAGCTAGTTACCTGGGTACACAGAGCAACAAAGGTCCATCCACCAGCCCCTCCCTCTCCTGTGGGTGT
This DNA window, taken from Cricetulus griseus strain 17A/GY chromosome 2, alternate assembly CriGri-PICRH-1.0, whole genome shotgun sequence, encodes the following:
- the Dele1 gene encoding death ligand signal enhancer, coding for MWRLTGLLGRALPRLLAPGFRKATPRPTSSHGPQTTFTTPLLSRPSLDRSGSYDPRRNRDPKCHGWKDAFHWMSAHVSPNTLRDAISWGTLAVLALHLARQIHFHASLGAGPQPAECYSWQSPLYRFLSSSWWRHPHSSLQRHVLPRPDFPTPTYTGLREPRLGQEEPSDQPQCCPSDNSLRAGLNLPEEEPSNFDFLNASGDFTSQAKTTEACPPGEKNEQDKSKALPLEEAVTSIQQLFQLSVAIAFNFLGTENMKTGNDTAAFSYFQKAADRSYSKAQYNVGLCLEYGRGTPRDLRKAILFYHLAAIQGHSLAQYRYARCLLQSSSSLSDPERQRAVSMLKQAADSGLREAQAFLGVLFTKEPHLDEQRAVKYLWLAAKNGDSQSRFHLGVCYERGLGVQRNLGEAVKCYQQSAAVGNEPARERLRTLFNMEAAAPGPINLTMTGLKSFSSPSLCSLNTLLASASGLPHASSTGNLGLLCRSGHLGASQGAPSRTIPSLEMNLMRLGFG